A single genomic interval of Syngnathoides biaculeatus isolate LvHL_M chromosome 1, ASM1980259v1, whole genome shotgun sequence harbors:
- the fam135b gene encoding protein FAM135B isoform X3, whose translation MFDYFHLSVISVSIHASLVALHQPLISFARTGKASWLGKGSPEGTSDPAAISVENLVFGAGYCKPIISEGSFYVPSEDCLQRAHTWHRRLCRLLLSARGGLSSYCTALLKEVPQLQHIQADTEALPVEEMLNQLAIELQLQEGHEKVAEQISSDVGHLCAQLAALWSRFLEAAVLNPHVLSYLAQEHHTLRVRRFSEAYFFTEHPKETSLTFQEEPINRQGQIAAEVRCSDYLAKMPPLPVECLDIDGDWNSLPIIFEDRYVEFSQSEWLPHVPVHATSDDHTDPGAILAANRTHLSSLRAKCFEVSQDPSDSDDCMDLTTYVSLIGKQRKTNCKHSHDSIPMEEGIERQVGDPQESNDVSLVEESSSSGLGKSAEPDSCRTEEIINHGNAHLVPEDRANHYDASKDSISQKSEDNESDNSMPINHFMAGQSEDAPVSNPAVSAHSISSFSPGGLRKEKRHRGGPAISKIIKRSSSVISDSGIESEPSSVAWPVEAALRGRPPLDFSSEREIPQQKVFLHPVLRSSLEGLQMESNGSLPSGGIQASLTSISSLPYEDEREQSHSGKLTKSMSAPQISSPDDNEEDCAPPIQEVQAPNGLTRHQHSDQMPFSLNSEQSESSILDTSSMTNISSEGTVSSEMSNHPQNVLETHESRSLLSCKSVEGPHVKESPVMVSHGENVNQNISGLSVSVKDVHLAGLEALPCSPGHKPSSHKSAMDPQSVINVNECQSLHQTELHNQESRGLLLQLDSSGYSQDRDLTRLTTDEPSSRADRNGTSAGGNETAEDQAKLTKEPNSGLAFVNKKMVEVVNMSVSCAPTCLPFSSVLRDSPSMSGMSTRQTTSPITNQPLGSFGIISSTLANHLGMDHETNERMLSFFKAKEELLTGMSFHGGLYSDLPLLASDLPYFPPEEDDEEFDDGIHLVVCVHGLDGNSADLRLVKTFIELGLPGSRLDFLMSERNQIDTFADFDTMTDRLLDEIIQHIQLYNLTIGRISFIGHSLGNVIIRSVLTRPRFRCYLPRLHTFLSLSGPHLGTLYNNSTLVSTGLWLMQKLKKSGSLLQLTFRDHTDPRKTFLYLLSQKPGLHFFKNVVLVASPQDRYVPFHSARIEMCKTALKDKTTGPVYTEMINNLLQPLVEAKDCRLIRQNVFHALPNTANTLIGRAAHIAVLDSELFLEKFFLVAGLDYFK comes from the exons ATGTTCGACTACTTCCACCTGTCCGTCATTTCGGTCTCCATCCACGCCTCACTGGTTGCCTTACATCAGCCGCTCATCAG CTTTGCTCGCACGGGAAAGGCTTCTTGGCTGGGAAAAGGTTCACCGGAGGGCACCAGCGATCCAGCTGCCATCTCTGTGGAAAACCTCGTGTTCGGAGCAGGGTACTGCAAGCCCATCATCTCCGAG GGGAGCTTTTATGTGCCCAGTGAGGACTGCCTGCAGAGAGCGCATACATGGCACAGGAGACTCTGTCGCCTCCTGCTGTCGGCCCGCGGTGGTCTCAGCAGCTACTGCACGGCACTCCTCAAGGAGGTCCCGCAGCTGCAGCACATACAGGCGGACACAG AAGCCCTCCCCGTTGAAGAGATGCTCAATCAGCTCGCAATAGAGTTGCAG CTGCAGGAAGGCCACGAGAAGGTGGCCGAGCAGATCAGCAGCGACGTGGGCCACCTCTGCGCGCAGTTGGCCGCCCTGTGGAGTCGCTTCCTGGAGGCGGCCGTGCTCAACCCCCACGTCCTGTCCTACTTGGCCCAGGAGCACCACACGCTCAGG GTGCGGCGGTTTTCAGAGGCCTATTTCTTCACAGAGCACCCCAAAGAGACATCCCTGACGTTTCAAGAGGAACC AATCAACAGACAGGGCCAGATTGCTGCAGAAGTGCGATGCTCAGACTACTTGGCCAAGATGCCTCCTTTACCTGTCGAGTGCCTGGACATTGATGGCGACTGGAACAGTCTTCCCATCATCTTCGAGGACAGATATGTGGAGTTTTCTCAATCAG AGTGGTTACCCCATGTACCGGTTCATGCAACGTCCGACGATCATACTGACCCGGGAGCAATCCTGGCAGCCAACAGGACTCACCTAAGTAGCCTGAGAGCCAAATGTTTTGAAGTGTCCCAGGATCCTTCGGATAGTGACGACTGCATGGATTTGACCACCTACGTGTCGCTTATAGGAAAACAGAGAAAGACCAACTGTAAACATTCTCACGACTCCATTCCAATGGAGGAAGGAATTGAACGACAAGTTGGAGATCCGCAGGAATCGAACGATGTCTCATTAGTTGAGGAAAGCTCGAGTTCAGGTTTGGGAAAATCGGCTGAACCCGATTCTTGTAGAACAGAAGAAATTATAAATCATGGGAATGCGCATCTTGTCCCAGAAGATCGCGCTAACCATTATGATGCCTCAAAGGACAGCATTAGCCAAAAAAGTGAGGACAATGAGTCTGATAATTCTATGCCAATAAATCACTTCATGGCTGGCCAAAGTGAAGATGCCCCGGTTAGCAACCCTGCGGTCTCCGCACATTCAATTTCATCTTTCTCTCCCGGTGGTCTCAGAAAGGAGAAGCGACACCGAGGAGGTCCAGCCATCTCGAAAATCATAAAGCGCTCGTCCTCGGTCATTTCCGACTCAGGTATCGAAAGTGAGCCCAGCTCTGTGGCGTGGCCCGTTGAAGCAGCGCTGCGAGGTCGACCCCCTTTGGATTTCTCCAGTGAACGGGAGATTCCAcagcaaaaagtatttttacacCCGGTCCTTCGCAGTTCCTTGGAGGGCCTGCAGATGGAGAGCAACGGCAGCCTTCCGAGTGGTGGCATACAGGCCTCGTTGACGTCGATAAGCTCCCTACCTTATGAGGACGAGCGGGAGCAGAGCCACAGCGGCAAATTAACCAAATCCATGTCTGCACCGCAGATCAGTAGCCCAGATGACAACGAAGAGGACTGCGCACCTCCAATACAGGAAGTACAAGCTCCAAACGGTCTTACCCGACACCAACATTCTGATCAAATGCCCTTTTCTTTGAACTCAGAACAGTCAGAATCATCGATTTTAGACACAAGTTCAATGACAAACATTAGTAGTGAAGGGACTGTCAGTTCTGAAATGTCAAATcatccccaaaatgttttaGAGACCCACGAATCCAGGTCACTGCTAAGTTGCAAGTCTGTGGAGGGCCCTCACGTCAAGGAGAGTCCTGTTATGGTGTCCCATGGGGAGAATGTGAATCAGAACATCAGCGGTCTAAGTGTCTCTGTGAAAGATGTGCATCTTGCGGGTTTGGAAGCACTCCCCTGCAGTCCTGGACACAAGCCAAGTTCTCATAAAAGTGCGATGGACCCGCAGAGTGTCATCAATGTCAATGAGTGCCAAAGTCTCCACCAGACTGAACTTCATAACCAGGAGTCCAGAGGATTACTTCTACAACTTGATTCTTCGGGATATTCACAAGATCGTGACCTCACCAGGCTGACAACCGACGAGCCAAGCTCACGCGCTGACCGCAACGGGACATCGGCCGGCGGGAACGAGACCGCCGAGGACCAGGCGAAGCTCACCAAGGAGCCCAACTCTGGGCTGGCCTTTGTCAATAAGAAGATGGTGGAGGTGGTGAACATGTCGGTGTCCTGCGCCCCCACCTGTCTGCCTTTTTCCTCTGTTCTAAGAGACTCTCCGTCCATGAGTGGCATGTCCACTCGCCAGACTACCTCACCCATCACCAATCAGCCGCTGGGCTCCTTTGGTATCATCTCTTCGACGTTAGCCAACCATCTCGGCATGGACCACGAGACCAACGAACGCATGCTGAG TTTCTTCAAAGCCAAGGAGGAGCTGTTGACAGGCATGAGCTTCCATGGCGGCCTATATAGCGACCTCCCTCTGCTAGCATCTGACCTGCCCTACTTCCCCCccgaggaggacgacgaggagTTTGACGACGGCATACACCTGGTGGTGTGTGTGCACGGGCTGGACG GAAACAGCGCAGACCTCCGCCTGGTGAAGACGTTCATCGAGTTAGGCCTGCCAGGATCCCGACTTGACTTCCTCATGTCTGAAAGAAACCAG ATAGACACTTTTGCTGATTTTGACACCATGACCGATAGGTTGCTGGATGAGATTATCCAGCACATCCAGCTGTACAATCTCACCATAGGCAGGATAAG CTTCATCGGCCACTCTCTGGGGAACGTCATCATCCGCTCGGTGCTGACCAGGCCTCGGTTCCGCTGCTATCTCCCCAGGCTGCACACGTTCCTCTCGCTGTCCGGCCCCCACTTGGGCACCCTTTACAACAACAGCACGCTGGTCAGCACAG GTTTGTGGTTAATGCAGAAGCTGAAGAAATCCGGATCGCTGCTGCAGCTCACCTTCAGAGACCACACGGATCCACGGAAAACCTTCCTTTATCTCCTGAGTCAGAAACCGG GGCTCCATTTCTTCAAGAATGTGGTGCTGGTGGCGTCTCCACAGGACCGCTACGTTCCCTTCCACTCTGCCCGGATAGAGATGTGCAAAACTGCTCTGAAAGACAAAACCACCG GGCCCGTCTACACGGAGATGATCAACAACCTTCTGCAGCCTCTCGTGGAGGCCAAAGATTGCCGGCTTATCCGCCAAAACGTTTTCCACGCGCTGCCCAACACGGCCAACACGCTGATCGGACGAGCCGCCCACATCGCCGTCCTGGACTCTGAACTTTTCCTGGAGAAGTTCTTCTTGGTAGCGGGACTGGACTACTTCAAATAA